In the Prochlorococcus sp. MIT 1307 genome, one interval contains:
- a CDS encoding 15,16-dihydrobiliverdin:ferredoxin oxidoreductase, translating to MFDPLLEQLNRSIQARGGVPQEIPYGLNECSSLKGNSVIRNWLWTVPGFRRWRVTRLDGGEGLQVLNSVAYPDYMNEQPLMGIDLLWFGKTSKLVAVLDFQPLLQEEDYFDRYFCGLKSLRKRFPELCNEEIMRSFDPHKYFSPWLLFCRGGLQQAKKLISEAFPAFLESYWALHQSSMNRSSIMRPGDVKRLQIAYDQYSSERDPAHSLFTSYFGKEWTERFVNEFLFPSSSVN from the coding sequence ATGTTTGACCCTTTGCTTGAGCAATTGAATAGAAGTATCCAGGCTCGAGGAGGCGTACCTCAAGAGATCCCTTATGGATTGAATGAATGTTCTTCCCTGAAAGGAAACAGTGTTATTCGTAATTGGCTCTGGACGGTCCCTGGCTTTCGTCGCTGGAGGGTTACAAGACTTGATGGAGGAGAGGGTTTGCAAGTTTTGAACTCTGTGGCATATCCCGATTACATGAATGAACAGCCTTTGATGGGAATTGACCTTTTGTGGTTTGGAAAAACATCCAAGCTTGTTGCAGTCCTAGATTTTCAGCCACTGCTTCAAGAAGAGGATTACTTTGACCGTTACTTTTGTGGCTTGAAGTCTTTACGAAAACGCTTTCCAGAACTATGCAATGAAGAAATCATGCGTTCATTTGATCCACATAAATATTTTTCCCCTTGGTTGCTGTTTTGCCGAGGAGGCCTTCAACAGGCAAAGAAACTAATTTCAGAAGCCTTTCCAGCTTTTTTGGAGTCCTATTGGGCTTTACATCAAAGCTCAATGAATCGTTCTTCGATCATGCGGCCTGGAGATGTGAAACGCTTACAAATTGCTTACGATCAATATAGTTCTGAGAGGGATCCTGCTCACAGTTTGTTTACTAGTTATTTCGGTAAAGAATGGACCGAACGTTTTGTTAATGAGTTTCTCTTCCCATCTAGTTCAGTTAATTAA
- a CDS encoding phycoerythrobilin:ferredoxin oxidoreductase produces the protein MSYKRLTSLDPVELEGWRWAPFLNEIIHSFSSLQPTISPIAADFLNKESTFGSKIKPQKVQTQTWACRTNKLRHVRAACVEASGTASVLNFLVHPLESYDLPFFGADFVTLSSGHLLALDLQPVIKSDKLHTQAVWRDLLPMHARWQSILPPGGPIPKEAEPYFSPGFLWTRLPLGLEADRIISEVIMPAFKDYFSLYLNLVNNAIEVTKGRSSDLLLGQESYMRYRAEKDPARRMLTSFFGKEWTEFYIHDVLFDLSEEK, from the coding sequence ATGAGTTATAAACGACTTACAAGTTTAGACCCTGTAGAACTTGAGGGATGGCGATGGGCTCCATTCCTCAATGAGATAATCCATTCTTTTTCATCTTTGCAGCCGACAATATCTCCTATTGCAGCTGACTTCCTGAACAAAGAATCCACCTTTGGATCCAAGATAAAGCCTCAAAAAGTGCAGACCCAAACCTGGGCTTGTCGAACAAATAAATTAAGACATGTACGAGCTGCTTGTGTTGAAGCATCAGGCACAGCTTCAGTGTTGAATTTTCTTGTGCATCCATTAGAGAGTTATGATCTTCCTTTTTTTGGTGCTGATTTTGTAACTCTTTCCTCTGGTCATCTATTAGCACTAGATTTGCAACCAGTTATTAAAAGTGACAAGTTACATACACAAGCTGTTTGGAGGGATTTACTCCCTATGCATGCGCGCTGGCAATCTATATTACCGCCTGGAGGTCCTATTCCTAAAGAGGCTGAACCTTATTTTTCACCAGGTTTTCTTTGGACAAGACTGCCTTTAGGCCTTGAAGCAGATAGAATAATTTCAGAGGTGATTATGCCTGCTTTTAAAGATTATTTTTCTCTATACTTAAATTTAGTAAATAATGCGATAGAAGTAACTAAAGGCAGGTCCTCTGATCTTTTATTAGGGCAGGAATCTTATATGAGATATCGTGCAGAGAAAGATCCTGCCAGAAGAATGTTAACTAGTTTCTTCGGCAAAGAATGGACAGAGTTTTATATACATGATGTCTTGTTTGACTTGTCAGAAGAAAAATGA
- a CDS encoding low molecular weight protein-tyrosine-phosphatase: protein MQKKILFVCLGNICRSPAAEAVFLHLIKKKGLAGQFFVDSAGTGGWHVGHKADGRMIKAAQKRGIQIDSIARQIHLDDLESFDVILAMDNDNLESLNSFSQEFGTQDSQTIKLILDYARNTNLIEVPDPYYGGETGFEKVLDLLEDACDGLLEQLILKE, encoded by the coding sequence ATGCAAAAAAAAATCCTATTTGTTTGTCTAGGTAATATTTGTAGATCACCTGCAGCTGAGGCTGTTTTTTTACACTTGATCAAAAAGAAAGGTCTTGCAGGACAATTCTTTGTTGACTCTGCAGGTACTGGAGGATGGCATGTAGGGCACAAAGCTGATGGCAGAATGATAAAGGCAGCTCAAAAAAGAGGAATACAAATTGATAGCATTGCTAGGCAGATACATTTAGATGACTTGGAATCTTTTGATGTAATTCTTGCTATGGATAATGATAATTTAGAATCTCTGAACTCATTTTCTCAAGAGTTTGGAACTCAAGATTCTCAAACAATTAAACTAATTCTTGATTATGCAAGGAATACAAACTTAATTGAAGTTCCTGACCCTTACTATGGAGGAGAAACTGGCTTTGAAAAGGTTCTAGATTTATTGGAGGATGCATGTGATGGATTGCTCGAGCAGCTTATTTTGAAGGAGTAG
- a CDS encoding bifunctional pantoate--beta-alanine ligase/(d)CMP kinase, with product MNFSVIRTQTELLNWRKQQESPVSFVPTMGGLHLGHEKLIKAAKSNYSNDAPSVLVSIFINPLQFGAEEDFNDYPRNLESDIETANQSGANAIWAPAINEIYPGGPEENFKVKVPTGLNSKLCGSIRKDHFDGVASVMLHLLRRIKPNLLVLGEKDWQQFVILRKLIKDLDLPIKIRGVATVRDFDGLAYSSRNQYLNHAEREQSLALPNELAQAAQDVLKGKKLNLQAMKSNLELKGLKVEYLDVVDPATLQATNPDKHFSLLAAAVRCGKTRLIDHTFLMTRKPIVAIDGPAGAGKSTVTKAFAEKLGLLYLDTGAMYRAVTWLIQQKGIDPKNQSAVAKSIENLKLEIEPFGKNPQIIINGNNVTEAIRSPIVTSLVSEIATQGSVREALTTQQKEIGKSGGLVAEGRDIGSAVFPNAELKVFLTASASERARRRVIDLQNQGYSIPSLNELAAQIKMRDQMDISRKISPLVKAKDAKEVVTDGMQIEAVIEKIEELFRLVVPEEVWPTPSK from the coding sequence CTGAACTTTTCTGTAATCCGAACTCAAACCGAACTGTTGAATTGGCGCAAGCAACAAGAATCTCCAGTGAGCTTCGTTCCAACTATGGGCGGGCTACACCTTGGTCATGAAAAGCTAATTAAAGCCGCTAAAAGTAATTACTCGAATGATGCGCCAAGCGTGCTAGTCAGCATTTTTATAAATCCTTTGCAATTTGGAGCTGAAGAAGATTTCAACGATTATCCAAGAAACCTGGAAAGTGATATTGAAACTGCAAATCAATCTGGTGCGAATGCAATCTGGGCTCCTGCAATCAATGAAATTTACCCTGGCGGACCAGAAGAAAATTTCAAAGTAAAAGTCCCTACGGGACTCAATTCAAAATTATGTGGATCCATACGAAAAGATCACTTCGACGGCGTAGCTTCAGTCATGCTTCATCTATTAAGACGCATCAAGCCAAACTTGCTGGTGCTTGGTGAAAAAGATTGGCAACAATTTGTGATTCTGCGCAAACTCATTAAAGATCTAGATCTCCCAATTAAAATTCGTGGAGTGGCAACTGTCAGGGACTTTGATGGACTCGCATACAGTTCTCGTAACCAATACTTAAACCATGCAGAACGAGAACAATCCTTGGCCCTACCCAATGAATTAGCACAAGCAGCTCAAGATGTACTTAAAGGGAAAAAATTAAACCTTCAAGCAATGAAATCTAATTTGGAACTCAAGGGTTTAAAAGTGGAGTATCTAGATGTCGTAGATCCAGCAACCCTACAAGCAACAAATCCTGATAAACATTTTTCTCTATTAGCTGCAGCCGTGCGCTGTGGAAAAACACGTCTCATTGATCACACCTTCCTTATGACTCGCAAACCGATTGTTGCCATCGATGGACCTGCTGGTGCAGGGAAAAGCACAGTTACAAAAGCTTTTGCAGAAAAGCTAGGGCTTCTTTATCTGGATACAGGGGCTATGTATAGAGCTGTCACATGGCTGATTCAGCAAAAAGGGATAGACCCAAAAAATCAATCTGCTGTAGCAAAATCAATTGAAAATCTGAAACTCGAAATAGAACCATTTGGCAAAAATCCTCAGATCATCATTAATGGAAACAACGTTACTGAAGCAATTCGCTCTCCAATAGTCACATCCCTAGTCTCGGAAATTGCCACCCAAGGGTCAGTGCGAGAAGCTCTGACTACTCAGCAAAAAGAAATTGGGAAGTCAGGAGGACTTGTGGCAGAAGGCAGAGATATTGGCAGTGCTGTTTTTCCAAATGCAGAACTAAAGGTCTTCTTAACTGCAAGTGCATCAGAGCGTGCACGAAGACGAGTTATTGATTTGCAAAATCAAGGTTATTCAATTCCAAGTTTGAATGAATTGGCAGCCCAAATTAAAATGCGTGATCAAATGGATATCTCGAGAAAAATTTCTCCCTTAGTTAAAGCTAAAGATGCAAAAGAAGTAGTAACAGATGGAATGCAGATTGAGGCAGTGATCGAAAAAATAGAAGAATTATTCCGCCTGGTAGTGCCAGAAGAAGTTTGGCCTACTCCTTCAAAATAA
- the purM gene encoding phosphoribosylformylglycinamidine cyclo-ligase, translated as MDYKTAGVDVEAGRAFVDRIRSSVEATHLPGVLGGLGGFGGVMRLPSGLSSPLLVAGADGVGTKLELAQDYQAHFGVGIDLVAMCVNDVITSGAQPLFFLDYIATGVLTPEAMAEVVEGIAKGCQLSGCALLGGETAEMPGFYAKGRYDLAGFCVAVVEEADLIDGTEIKSGDQIVGVSSNGVHSNGFSLVRKVLNDCPIHDKGDLISDGLPVIDALLRPTSLYVQLVKALLGEGIPIRAMAHITGGGLPENLPRCLPKGLQASIDITTWERPEVFKWLQNVGNIPEIDLWNTFNLGVGFCLVVPSEDAQATVDICCDNGFGAWIMGRVQDSITSNSKGLLGLPF; from the coding sequence ATGGATTACAAGACTGCTGGTGTTGATGTCGAAGCGGGAAGGGCTTTTGTTGATCGCATTAGGTCCAGTGTTGAAGCTACTCATTTGCCAGGGGTACTTGGAGGTCTAGGTGGTTTTGGAGGGGTGATGCGTTTGCCTAGTGGACTATCTAGTCCTCTTTTAGTCGCAGGGGCTGATGGTGTAGGTACAAAATTGGAATTGGCTCAGGATTATCAAGCCCACTTTGGTGTGGGCATTGATTTGGTTGCTATGTGCGTCAACGATGTCATTACAAGTGGTGCACAGCCATTGTTTTTTCTTGATTACATCGCTACAGGTGTTTTGACTCCAGAGGCTATGGCCGAAGTTGTGGAGGGCATTGCTAAGGGATGTCAGTTGAGTGGATGTGCATTGTTAGGAGGTGAAACAGCAGAGATGCCAGGCTTTTATGCAAAAGGGAGATATGACTTGGCCGGTTTTTGTGTTGCGGTGGTGGAAGAAGCTGATCTGATTGATGGCACTGAGATTAAAAGTGGTGATCAGATTGTTGGTGTTTCAAGTAATGGAGTGCACAGTAATGGCTTTAGTCTTGTGCGCAAGGTCTTAAATGATTGTCCAATTCATGATAAAGGCGATTTGATTTCTGATGGATTGCCTGTGATTGATGCTTTGCTTAGGCCAACATCTCTTTACGTTCAGCTAGTAAAAGCTCTTTTGGGAGAGGGAATTCCAATTCGTGCTATGGCGCATATCACTGGTGGGGGCTTGCCAGAAAATTTACCTCGGTGTTTACCAAAAGGCCTTCAAGCTTCGATTGACATCACGACATGGGAGAGACCTGAGGTTTTTAAGTGGCTTCAGAATGTTGGAAATATTCCTGAAATAGATTTGTGGAATACTTTTAACCTTGGAGTTGGATTTTGCCTAGTTGTTCCTTCTGAAGATGCACAAGCTACAGTCGATATTTGTTGTGATAATGGATTTGGAGCATGGATTATGGGGCGAGTTCAAGACTCAATTACCTCTAATAGCAAAGGCTTGCTTGGCTTGCCTTTTTAA
- a CDS encoding histidine phosphotransferase, whose product MPFENPQRLTRRRSSAGPVPPRRPLGNGLDGMSPHRQGPRPTFLTLRDHGKVYVADLPNLSDGQLAHIRNEAEEVLTSLERRLSDLERDAANGLGDNDTLIKASTKRDVTLRFIRAIQDEQDHRRNNPALKSAAAESLPRTFLEVARHRLPGSTFDSLLREALEACAQEEQAKDEPPTPTPTQSPPPVKVVPIRSNSNSMPVVVSPDPNLKNTTIA is encoded by the coding sequence ATGCCCTTTGAGAATCCTCAGCGTCTCACGCGTCGACGTAGCTCAGCAGGTCCCGTGCCACCCAGACGTCCTTTGGGAAATGGATTAGATGGCATGAGCCCTCATCGTCAAGGTCCAAGACCGACTTTCTTGACTTTGAGAGATCATGGCAAGGTTTATGTGGCGGATTTACCAAATCTCTCGGATGGACAATTAGCACATATTCGTAATGAAGCTGAAGAGGTGCTTACTAGTCTTGAAAGACGGCTTAGTGATTTGGAGCGTGATGCTGCCAATGGTTTAGGTGATAATGACACTTTAATTAAGGCATCTACGAAACGAGATGTAACTCTCCGTTTTATTAGAGCTATTCAAGATGAGCAGGATCATCGCCGTAATAATCCAGCATTAAAGAGTGCCGCAGCTGAATCCTTGCCTCGTACATTTCTTGAAGTTGCTAGGCATAGATTGCCTGGTTCAACTTTTGACTCTCTTTTACGAGAAGCCTTAGAAGCCTGTGCTCAAGAGGAACAAGCTAAGGATGAACCTCCAACACCAACACCAACGCAATCACCACCACCTGTGAAGGTTGTTCCTATACGCTCCAATTCCAATAGTATGCCTGTCGTCGTCAGTCCTGACCCAAACCTCAAAAATACAACAATTGCTTGA
- a CDS encoding lipid-A-disaccharide synthase-related protein yields MQSSALPLGHAANSEHLSSLADRISHTPANLLFLSNGHGEDLIALQVLQSLHQLHPSLNLEVLPLVGEGKAYATAISEGWLRRVGPSLRLPSGGFSNQSFRGLVQDIFAGLVKGTWEQWCCIKTKARNGRVIIAVGDFLPLLFGWCSGASFGFIGTPKSDYTWRSGPAYALSDYYHSWKGTEWDPWEYALMRSSRCKMVAVRDHLTARGLRKHGVAAYFPGNPMMDNLQGVELPQALKGFRRLLLLCGSRVPEAKVNFKRLIHAISFLNSKTPIKILVPLGSSPSVTELEELLDELGYRQFSCPGNQIGVNTFWKNGFCNVFLGPGKFSLWVSWVEIGLATAGTATEQLVGLGIPALSLPGEGPQFKRSFALRQSRLLGGAVMPCRSPGLLAEHLETLLNDASLRERIGRVGSRRMGSSGGSSALAALISKFLLEHA; encoded by the coding sequence TTGCAATCCTCTGCCTTACCACTTGGCCATGCCGCCAATTCTGAGCATTTAAGCTCTTTAGCGGATCGTATCAGTCACACTCCTGCGAATCTATTATTTCTCTCGAATGGACATGGTGAGGACTTAATAGCTCTCCAAGTTCTTCAATCTTTGCATCAACTTCACCCTAGCTTGAATTTAGAGGTATTACCTCTGGTGGGAGAAGGCAAGGCATATGCGACTGCAATCTCTGAAGGGTGGCTTCGTCGAGTTGGCCCTTCGCTGCGTTTGCCTAGTGGTGGTTTTAGCAATCAGAGTTTTCGGGGACTAGTTCAGGATATTTTCGCGGGGCTTGTGAAGGGTACTTGGGAGCAATGGTGTTGTATTAAGACCAAGGCTCGTAACGGAAGAGTCATTATTGCTGTTGGTGACTTTTTGCCATTACTTTTTGGATGGTGCAGCGGAGCCTCATTTGGATTTATAGGGACTCCAAAGAGTGATTACACCTGGAGAAGTGGTCCTGCTTATGCACTTAGTGATTATTACCATTCATGGAAAGGTACTGAATGGGATCCTTGGGAGTATGCCCTTATGCGGTCTTCTCGCTGCAAGATGGTTGCAGTACGGGATCATTTGACTGCACGTGGATTAAGAAAGCATGGAGTGGCAGCTTATTTCCCTGGTAATCCCATGATGGATAACCTTCAGGGAGTTGAATTACCTCAAGCTTTAAAAGGCTTTCGTCGTTTGTTATTACTTTGTGGTAGTCGGGTCCCAGAGGCGAAGGTTAATTTTAAACGCCTCATACATGCCATTTCATTTTTAAACAGCAAAACTCCGATCAAGATTTTGGTCCCCTTGGGCTCCTCACCTTCAGTAACTGAACTTGAAGAGTTATTGGATGAATTGGGATATCGACAATTTTCATGTCCTGGCAATCAAATTGGCGTAAATACCTTTTGGAAAAATGGTTTTTGCAATGTTTTCTTAGGACCAGGAAAATTTAGCCTTTGGGTTTCTTGGGTCGAGATTGGATTAGCAACAGCAGGTACCGCTACAGAGCAATTGGTTGGACTGGGCATTCCTGCGTTGTCTTTGCCAGGTGAAGGGCCTCAGTTCAAGCGCAGCTTTGCTTTGCGTCAGAGTCGATTGCTTGGAGGGGCAGTCATGCCTTGCAGAAGTCCAGGCTTGTTGGCTGAACATCTAGAAACTTTGCTTAATGATGCTTCTCTTCGGGAGCGGATAGGCAGAGTTGGATCAAGAAGAATGGGCTCAAGCGGAGGAAGTAGTGCATTGGCAGCCCTGATTTCGAAATTTTTATTAGAGCATGCATAA
- a CDS encoding ribonuclease D, which translates to MSNFSMTPHSFSIFDGDLDIESADCFTKASAIAVDTEAMGLIHGRDRLCLVQICDSDDNVACVRIGVGQKTAPRLKTLLEKSTIEKVFHFARFDVAALGSGLGIEVNPIFCTKVASKIGRTYSPRHGLKEVIMELVGVELDKKSQSSDWGRVEELTTDQLAYASNDVRYLLKAKIKLEDMLKRENRWELTQRCFKCIPVMAELDKLRFTQVFEH; encoded by the coding sequence ATGAGCAACTTCTCAATGACTCCTCATAGTTTTTCCATTTTTGACGGAGACCTAGATATAGAAAGTGCTGATTGCTTCACCAAAGCATCGGCAATTGCAGTCGATACAGAAGCCATGGGCCTCATTCATGGTCGAGATCGACTTTGCCTAGTACAAATCTGCGACTCAGATGACAACGTTGCATGCGTAAGAATTGGTGTTGGGCAAAAAACTGCTCCAAGACTGAAAACCTTATTGGAAAAATCTACTATTGAAAAAGTATTTCATTTTGCTCGCTTTGATGTGGCTGCACTAGGAAGCGGTCTTGGCATTGAAGTTAATCCTATTTTCTGCACCAAAGTGGCAAGCAAAATCGGACGTACTTATAGCCCTCGTCATGGGCTCAAGGAAGTAATCATGGAACTAGTAGGAGTAGAGCTCGACAAAAAATCACAAAGCAGCGACTGGGGACGAGTAGAAGAGCTAACTACAGACCAATTAGCATATGCGTCTAATGATGTTCGTTATTTACTAAAAGCAAAAATAAAACTCGAAGATATGTTGAAACGAGAGAATAGATGGGAATTAACCCAAAGATGTTTCAAATGTATTCCAGTGATGGCTGAACTAGATAAATTGCGATTTACACAAGTTTTTGAACACTGA
- a CDS encoding cofactor assembly of complex C subunit B, translating into MGFSSVLLLTLLLAIGLVFFLRAASKDRTTVVDVRSTLPPLKVLNGLSVWLEERGWKRDGGDADRQLLRFQGSVASSRTLAVLLSIFGSLGSACLGLVITQLYPVLGWWPLLLALIGGPAAGFVYQRRAARMECLELRLISSAEEEGSLLRIRAHRDELIAIELELAKSLQLATDGSLLSSPI; encoded by the coding sequence ATGGGCTTCTCTTCCGTACTTTTGCTAACTCTTTTGTTGGCTATTGGATTGGTTTTTTTTCTGCGGGCTGCCAGCAAAGACCGCACGACCGTAGTAGATGTGCGATCAACATTGCCACCATTGAAAGTCCTGAATGGACTGAGTGTCTGGTTAGAAGAAAGAGGCTGGAAAAGAGATGGTGGGGATGCTGATAGACAATTGCTTCGCTTCCAGGGCAGTGTTGCATCTAGTAGAACCTTGGCAGTTTTGTTGTCAATTTTCGGAAGCCTTGGCTCTGCTTGCTTGGGCTTGGTAATAACTCAGTTGTATCCCGTTTTGGGTTGGTGGCCGTTGTTACTTGCCTTGATAGGAGGACCTGCAGCAGGATTTGTTTATCAAAGAAGAGCTGCTCGGATGGAATGTTTAGAGCTTCGGTTGATTAGTTCTGCTGAAGAAGAAGGTAGTTTGTTGCGTATTCGAGCTCATCGTGATGAGTTGATTGCTATTGAATTAGAACTAGCCAAAAGTCTGCAATTAGCAACTGATGGCTCACTCCTTTCTTCTCCGATTTAA
- a CDS encoding N-acetylmuramoyl-L-alanine amidase, translated as MRNALLTAIGLFGFWGVFDLQASTEKLPLHFKDPLLGSRVGLKSEWLGTKKVSPSLSFLILAGHADSQGIAGAGTAGEAVDLKGKMPMDPSMSDELFWNMKVRDAIVQLGRERGLNINSYDPGIRNIVDGNHPSTNWSVGSRHVREGGYAIEIHFDSYGEYGFGSGLIPAISRSLNSVDESLARSFGRYPIFFRGGLGAPRRGIRILEIGKLEGKLERNLRDINSRDKVVKQLASRVVQAITQGISSK; from the coding sequence GTGAGAAATGCTTTGCTTACTGCCATAGGACTATTTGGTTTTTGGGGCGTTTTTGATTTACAAGCTTCAACCGAAAAATTACCTCTGCATTTTAAAGATCCCCTTTTGGGCTCGAGAGTAGGACTCAAAAGTGAATGGTTGGGGACAAAAAAAGTGTCACCTTCATTGTCATTTTTGATTCTGGCTGGTCATGCAGACTCACAAGGTATTGCAGGTGCAGGAACTGCTGGTGAAGCTGTTGACTTAAAAGGCAAGATGCCAATGGATCCATCCATGAGTGATGAGCTTTTTTGGAATATGAAAGTACGTGATGCCATTGTTCAACTTGGTAGAGAAAGAGGTCTGAATATCAACTCCTATGATCCTGGAATACGTAATATTGTTGATGGTAATCACCCCAGTACAAATTGGTCTGTTGGTTCAAGACACGTAAGGGAAGGAGGCTATGCAATAGAAATTCATTTTGACTCTTATGGCGAATATGGTTTTGGTTCAGGTCTTATACCTGCAATCTCTCGAAGTCTAAACAGTGTAGATGAAAGCCTGGCTAGGAGTTTTGGACGGTATCCGATTTTTTTTCGTGGAGGTTTAGGTGCTCCTAGAAGAGGTATAAGAATTCTGGAAATAGGAAAACTAGAAGGGAAATTAGAGAGAAATTTACGAGATATCAATTCTCGAGACAAAGTTGTGAAACAACTCGCTAGTAGAGTTGTTCAAGCAATAACTCAAGGAATTAGTAGTAAATAA
- the hemF gene encoding oxygen-dependent coproporphyrinogen oxidase yields the protein MPPTNSREKARELVLGLQDEICAGLEVIDREGKFQEETWERPEGGGGRSRVMQEGRIFEQGGVNFSEVEGAELPPSILSQRPEAKGHNWFATGTSMVLHPRNPYIPTIHLNYRYFEAGPVWWFGGGADLTPFYPYLEDARHFHRVHKQACDSVSPELHNVFKPWCDEYFFLKHRNETRGVGGIFYDYQDGSGVLYKGQNPNGPAGKISNELGACPQTWDQLYALAKSCGEAFLPAYTPIIEKRQNQNYGDRERQFQLYRRGRYVEFNLVWDRGTIFGLQTNGRTESILMSLPPMARWEYGYKAPSNSREALLTDLFTQPQDWLNDRTLDERCLVHQAID from the coding sequence ATGCCTCCAACAAATTCCAGAGAAAAAGCAAGAGAACTTGTCTTAGGACTGCAAGATGAAATCTGTGCTGGATTAGAAGTTATAGACAGAGAAGGTAAATTTCAAGAAGAAACTTGGGAACGGCCTGAAGGGGGGGGTGGCCGTTCACGAGTAATGCAGGAAGGAAGAATTTTTGAACAAGGAGGAGTTAATTTTTCAGAAGTTGAGGGTGCTGAATTACCACCATCAATCCTTAGTCAAAGACCAGAAGCAAAGGGGCATAATTGGTTTGCAACAGGCACCTCAATGGTGCTACATCCACGCAATCCTTATATACCAACCATTCATCTCAACTATCGTTACTTCGAAGCTGGTCCAGTTTGGTGGTTTGGTGGAGGTGCTGACCTGACTCCTTTCTATCCCTATTTGGAAGATGCACGCCACTTTCATAGAGTCCACAAACAAGCATGTGATTCAGTTAGTCCTGAACTACACAACGTTTTTAAACCTTGGTGTGATGAATATTTTTTCCTCAAACATCGAAACGAAACTCGTGGAGTAGGAGGAATCTTCTATGACTATCAGGACGGCTCAGGAGTCCTTTACAAAGGACAAAATCCAAACGGCCCTGCTGGAAAAATCTCTAATGAACTTGGAGCCTGTCCTCAAACTTGGGATCAACTTTATGCATTAGCAAAATCATGTGGAGAAGCTTTTCTACCTGCTTACACTCCAATAATTGAAAAGCGTCAAAATCAAAATTATGGCGATAGAGAGCGACAATTCCAGCTATATCGTCGTGGGCGCTATGTCGAATTCAATCTTGTTTGGGACCGCGGCACAATTTTTGGGTTACAAACCAATGGGCGTACTGAATCAATTCTGATGTCTCTCCCACCAATGGCACGATGGGAATACGGATACAAAGCCCCAAGTAATTCAAGAGAAGCCCTACTAACTGACCTGTTTACTCAGCCACAAGATTGGCTAAATGACCGGACACTTGATGAACGATGTCTTGTTCATCAAGCGATTGACTAA
- a CDS encoding Mrp/NBP35 family ATP-binding protein gives MTTAEQARIALNNVKDSGSGRSVVELGWLDKIRVDPPKAIVRLRLPGFAQSQRESLAELIRAHLLDLQDVSEVQIEIGSPPSQAPLGQAGHGQVAQLESIAGVKKIIAVSSGKGGVGKSTVAVNLACALAQRGLRIGLLDADIYGPNIPIMLGVADSTPEVVGSGAEQQIIPIESCGVAMVSMGLLIDESQPVIWRGPMLNGIIRQFLFQALWGEKDILVVDLPPGTGDAQLSLAQAVPMAGVIIVTTPQKVSLQDARRGLAMFKQMDVPVLGVIENMTAFVPPDQPNKSYSLFGSGGGDQLSDENDVPLLAKIPMEMPLQEDGNEGKPIVHSRPESLSAQVFLDLANSVLESISQNT, from the coding sequence ATGACAACTGCTGAGCAGGCGAGAATCGCTCTCAATAACGTCAAAGATTCAGGTAGTGGTCGCTCAGTCGTTGAGCTTGGTTGGCTTGACAAAATTAGAGTCGACCCTCCCAAAGCTATCGTTCGTCTTCGGTTGCCTGGCTTTGCACAGAGCCAAAGGGAAAGTTTGGCTGAATTAATTAGGGCGCACCTTCTTGACCTACAAGATGTCAGTGAGGTTCAGATAGAAATTGGGAGCCCACCCTCTCAGGCTCCACTTGGTCAAGCTGGGCATGGGCAAGTTGCTCAGCTTGAGTCTATTGCTGGCGTAAAAAAGATTATCGCTGTCAGCAGTGGTAAAGGTGGTGTTGGAAAAAGTACGGTTGCCGTCAATCTGGCTTGTGCCTTGGCTCAGAGGGGGCTTCGGATTGGTTTGCTTGATGCAGATATATATGGCCCTAATATCCCTATTATGCTTGGTGTTGCTGATTCCACACCAGAGGTAGTAGGTAGTGGGGCTGAGCAACAAATAATCCCTATAGAAAGTTGTGGTGTTGCCATGGTATCTATGGGATTACTAATAGATGAGAGTCAACCAGTTATCTGGCGGGGCCCAATGCTTAACGGAATAATTAGGCAATTTCTTTTTCAAGCGCTTTGGGGCGAAAAAGACATTTTGGTTGTCGATCTTCCACCTGGGACTGGAGATGCACAACTTTCTTTGGCGCAAGCAGTCCCAATGGCTGGCGTCATAATAGTTACTACACCTCAGAAGGTTTCCCTTCAGGATGCCCGGCGTGGATTAGCAATGTTTAAACAAATGGATGTTCCTGTTCTTGGAGTAATTGAAAACATGACTGCTTTTGTTCCTCCAGATCAGCCAAATAAAAGTTATTCCTTATTTGGTTCGGGTGGAGGAGATCAGTTGTCAGATGAAAATGATGTCCCATTATTAGCGAAAATTCCAATGGAGATGCCCCTTCAAGAAGATGGAAACGAAGGCAAGCCAATAGTTCATAGTCGTCCTGAATCTCTTAGTGCTCAAGTTTTTCTTGATCTCGCCAATAGTGTTTTGGAATCTATATCTCAAAACACTTAA